The genomic window GCCGGGCGGTCGGCAGGAGTTCCCGGTCACGGGGGACGCGCAGTGGCGAGCACCCCGGAAACCTGCGAGAACCCGTGGCGGAACGTGTGAACCGCAGGACCGGGAACCCACGACGACGTGGGTGCAGGTCGGCGGCGACCGGAGGCACGCGGCGACGGGGTCGCCCGCTGGTCCGGTCGGACGGGTCGGCAGCGGGTTCCGTCCTGCAGCAGGTTCCTCCTGGGCGTTTCGGGAGCTCTGCGCCGCAACGGGTCTGAGGACCGCTGAGGCCCGGTTCGCGCTGGAGGAGAACCCCGCCGACCCGGTCGCTCCGTCCGGCTGACCCCGGACCTCAGGTGTTACGTCGAGGAAACACGCCCGAAACGCACTCCGGTATACCGTTCTTCTCGTGCCCTTCCAGTTCCGCCTCGTCGGCGTTCTGCACCTCCCGCCCCTGCCTGGTGCGGTGAACTACGCCGGAACCCCTGTTCGGGAGATCGCCCGCCGTGCGGCCGAGGATGCCGTTGGGCTGCAACAGGCTGGCTTCACCCACGTGATGGTGCAGGACGCCAGCGACATGCCGCAGGCCGTGCGGGTGTCCGCCCCGACCGTCGCGGCACTGTCGGTCGTCGGGGCGGCGGTCACCGAAGCGGTATACCTTCCGGTGGGCGTCGTGGTGGGCCACAACGACGGCCCGAGCGCGGTCGCGGTCGGCCACGCGATCGGGGCGCGGTTCGTCCGGGTCAAGGTCCTCACCGGCGTCGCGATCGGCCCCACGGGCTGGATCGAAGGGTGCGCGCACGAGGTCGCCGCGGTCAAGCGCACCCTCGGCTCCGACGTGGAGGTCTGGGCCGACGTCCACGAGGCCACGAGTCTCCCGCTGGCCTCCACGCCCCGGTGGGCAGCCCGCGAGGCCCGCGAGTTCGGCCGAGCCGACGCGCTCGTCGTCACCCGCGACAGCGGCGTGCCCGACGCCCTGGCCGCCATCGCCGACCTGCGCGACGTCGTGCCCGGCGTCCCGCTCCTCGTCGGCGGCCGGGTCGGCCTGGGCACCATCGACGCCACCGTGGCGGGCGCCGACGGCGCGATCCTCGGCAGCGCGATCAAGCGCTCCAGCGCCCCCGACGCCCGCGTCGACCCCGACGTCGCGGCCCGGTTCGGTGCCGCGCTGACGGCCGGTGCCGCGTGAGCACCCTCGACGTCCACCCCACCCGCACCCCGGAGCCCCCCGTGACCAGCACCACCCCGGCCAGCCCGTTCCTCGGCCCCGGCAGCCCCCTCGACGCCCGCCAGCAGGAGGTCGTGCAACGGGTCTCCGACGCCGAGCACGCCTCGATCGTGGCGCTGCCCAGCGACCACCCGCTCGACCCCAAGCGCCGCGCCCGCGACGAGGCCACCTACCCCGAGCTCGTGGCCCAGCCCGACCGCATCCGCGAGACCCTCGCTGTCAACGACGCGGCCCTCGACGAGCTCGCCGACCTCGTCGCCGCCACCGACCTGGACCGGGTGTTCGTGACCGGGGCGGGGGACTCCCTGGCCGTCGCGATCGCCGCCCGCCAGGTGCTGGAGTCGATGCTCGGCGTCCCGTGCGAGCCCGTGCAGAGCCTGGACCTGGCCTACTACCTGGCCCCCCTGGTCACCGGCCGCAGCCTCGTCGTCGCCCTGTCCAGCTCCGGGGAGACCACCCGCACGGTCGAGGCGGCCCTGGTCGCCCAGCACGCCGGTGCCCTCACCGTGGCCATCACCAACACCCCCGGTTCCACCCTGGCCCGGGAGAGCGAGCGCACGCTGGTGCTGCGCGCCACCCGGGTCGGCTGGCCCACGCAGTCCTCCACGACGGCGCTGGCCCTGCTCGTCGACCTCGCCGTCCGCGTCGGGCAGCGCACCGGACGGCCCGGAGCCCACGACCTGGCCGCCGAGCTCTCCCGGCTGCCCGGTCTCATGGAGCAGGTCATCCGCGACGTCGAGGCCCCGCTGGCGGTCATCGCCGAGCGTGAGCAGGGCAGCGGCACGTTCCTGTTCTCCGGCGCCGGGCCGACCTGGGGCCCGGCCGTCATCGGCGCGGCGAAGGTCAAGGAGTGCACGCCCGACCACGCCGAGGCGGTCCAGGTAGAGGAGTTCCACCACTACAACTCCCTCAAGGCGGGCGAACCCCTGTGGGTCCTCGCCCCGGCCGGCCCCTCCGTCCCGCGCGCGGTGCACACCGCCAGCGAGGCCAAGCGGTTCGGCGGGCGGGTCTACGCCGTCACCACCGAGGGCGTCGACGCCTTCGACGGCGTCGCCGACGAGGTCATCGTCCTGCCGCGCGTCTCCGAGGCGCTCAGCCCGCTGCTGACGGTGCTGCCCGCCCAGCTGACCGGCTACCTGCTGGCCATGGCCCAGTTCCGCACCGCCGAGGCGCGGGAGACCACCGGTGGCTGACGCGTCGCTGCTGTGCGTCGGCAACCTCACGATCGACGACCTCGTCCTCGACGGGCAGGAGACGACCGCGCTCGGCGGCGACGCCCTCTACGCCGCGCTGGCCGCCCGCCGCGCCCTGACCGACGTGCGGATGCTCGCCCCCGTCGGGACGGGTCTGCCCCCGACCCTGCTCGACACCGTCCGCGACCTGGGCATCACCGTCGAGACCGGCCGTCCGCGCGACGTCCCGACCGTGCGCAACCGCGTCGAGTACGCCCCCGACGGCTCCCGGACCTGGCACCTGCTGCACGGCGAGGAGGCGTTCGACGCCCTGTCCGCCTACCCCGAGGACGTTCCCGCCGACGTCGCCGCGCTCGACGGGGTCCTGGTGTGCGCCATGAGTCTGCGCTCCCAGCTCACGCTGGGGCCGTGGCTGCGCGCCGCCACCGGTGCGACGGTCTTCCTGGACCTGCAGGAGGACTACGTCGCCGGCCACGAACCCGAGCTGCTGGACCTGCTCGCCACGTGCGACGTGTTCCTGCCCAGCGAGGTCGAGGCCGTCGCGCTCGCCGGCACCACCGACCTGCACCGCGCCGCCGCGCGCTTCCTGGCCGCCGGTCCGGACGTCGTGGTCGTCAAGACCGCCGAGCGCGGGTGCGTCGTCGCCACGGCCGCGGGCGTCGTGCAGGTGCCCACCGAAGCCGTCGTGCCCGTCGACTCCACCGGCGCCGGGGACGCGTTCTGCGGCGCCTTCGCCGCCGCCCACGTCGCCGGGGCGGACCCGGTGCAGGCCGCGCGCGCCGGGGCCGCGGCGGCCCGGGTCGCGATCGGCGGGTACGGCGTGGCCGGGCTGCTGGCCGACCTCGGCGTCCAGGGGAGCCTGCTGTGAGCCACGTGCGGGTCCTGAACCCCAACACCAGCGCCGCGATGACCGACGCCGTGCTCGCCGCGGCCCGGGCCGTGGCCCGCCCCGGCACGACGGTGACGGCCTCGCGCTCGCGCCGCGCCCCGGCGACCGTGGAGACCCACGTCGACGAGGTCTTCGGCGCCGCGGGGGTCCTGGAACAGGTCGAGCAGGGCGAACGCGACGGCGTCGACGGCTACGTCGTCGCCTGCTTCGGCGACACCGGCCTGCCCGCGGCCCGCGAACTGGCCCGCGGGCCCGTCGTGGGCATGACCGAGGCCGCCCTGCAGGCCGCCTCGCTGCTGGCCCACCGCTTCAGCGTCATCACCATGCCCCCGCGCACGATCGCGATGACCGACCGCGTCGTCGCCGGGCTCGGGTTGTCCCACCGCTGCACCGTCCGCGCCGTGGACGTCTCGGTCGAGGAGATCGAGACCGGCGCCGGGCCCGCCTTCGACGCCTTCGCCGACGAGGCCCGCCGGGCGCTGGCCGCCGAACGGGCCGAGGCCGTCGTGCTCGGCTGCGCGGGTCTGACCGACCTCGTCGACGGTCTGCGCGCGGCCCTCGGGGTCCCGGTGATCGACGGGGTGGCCGCCGCCACGACGGCCCTCGAAGGCCTCCTCGCGCAGGACCTCACGACGTCGCGCGCGAACACCTGGGCCGAACCCGCGGGTTCGCCGACGACGGGGGAGGTGTGGGGGTGAGCGTCCTGTTCACCGACGTCCTCCTCTGGGCGCCCGCGCAGCCGTCGGGGATGGTCGGACCGACCGACCTCCTGGTCGACGGCGACGTCGTCACCGCGATCGGGCCGCGGGCCCGGGAACTGGCCCCCGCCGACGCGCGCAGGGTCGACGGCGCCGGTCACCACGTCCTGGTCCCCGGGCTGATCAACGCGCACTTCCACTCGCCCGCCAACCACCTCAAGGGCGCGTTCCGCAGCCGACCGCTCGAGACGTTCATGCTCTACGAGTCGCCCGCCGACCCGGCCCTGGCGCCGACCCCGCGCGAGGCGTACCTGCGGACGATGCTCGGGGCGCTGGAGATGCTGCGGACCGGCACGACGAGCGTGCAGGACGACGCGTTCCTCATGCCGTCCCCGGACCCCGAGGTCATCGACGCGGTCCTGCAGGCCTACGCCGACAGCGGGATCCGCGCCTGCGTCGCGCTGGACCAGCCCGAACTGCCCGACGCGGAGAAACTGCCGTTCCTGACCGGGGCCGACGGGGGTTTCGCCGACGCCCTGAACACCCCCGCCCCCGCGGGCGCCGGCGAACTCCTCGCCGCCTACGACCACCTCTTCGACACCTGGCACGGCAGTCACGGCGGCCGCCTGACGGCCGCGGTGTCGATCTCCGCGCCGCAACGGGTCAGCCCCGAGTACTTCGCCGCCCTCGACGACCTCAGCCGTCGCCACGACGTCCCGCTGTTCGCGCACTTCCTGGAGACCCGGGTGCAGCGCGCGCTGTCGGTCCCGGGGACCGGCCAGGAACGTTTCTCGGGCCGCAGCCTGGTCCGCTACACCGCCGACCTCGGTCTGCTCAGCGAGCGCGTCAACGTCATCCACGCCGTCTGGGTCGACGACGACGATCTGGACCTCATCGCCGCCGCCGGGGCCGTCGTGGCCCACAACCCCGTCAGCAACCTGCGCCTGGGCAGCGGCGTCATGCCGTTCCGGGCGGTGCGCGACCGCGGGATCCCGATCGCGCTCGGCGTGGACGAGGCGATCTGCGACGACAGCGTCAACGTCTGGGGCGTGGTCAAGGCCGCCGGGCTGGTGCACAACGTCTCCGGCCTGGACGCCGAGCAGTGGCCCACGCCCGCCGAGGTCCTCGACGCCCTCTGGGAGGGCGGCGCGGCCGCGATGCGCCAGACCGGCCGGATCGGGCGGGTGGCGGTCGGCGCGCAGGCCGACCTCGTCCTGCTCGACCTGCACGCCCCGGCCTTCACCCCCTTCAACGACCTGCGCGGTCAGCTCGTCTACTGCGAGAACGGCGGCAGCGTCGTCATGACCCTCGTCGCCGGCCGCGTGGTGGCCGAGGACGGGCGCGTGGTGTCCGTCGACGAGAACTCCCTCCTGGCGGAGGCGCGCGACCTGCACGCCGCCCGCCTGCCAGCCCTCCAACGCACGTGGGCCGCGGCCGACGCCCTGCTCCCGGCGTACGACGCCGTGGTCCGCCGGGCCGCCCGCACCGACGTCGGCATGAACAGGTGGATCGGATGACGCACGACGCAGTTCCCGCCCCCGGGCACGCCCTGTGGGACTACCGGCCCATCACCGCGGCCCCGGGCCCGGTGTGGCCCGGCGGCCGGCGCCTGGCCGTCTACGTGGCGATCGGCCTGGAGGAGTACCGGTTCGGGGCCGGGCAGACCGAGGACATCGTCCCCGACGTCGCCGCCCCCGACCTGGTCAACACCTCCTGGCGCGACTACGGCAACCGCGTCGGTGCCTTCCGGTTGCTGGAACGGCTGGAGCGCCACGGCATCCCGCCGACGGTGCTGCTGAACACCGCCCTGTACGACACCGCCCCCGAACTCGTCGCCGCCGCCCGGCGCGCGGGCGCCGAGTTCGTCGGCCACGGCGTCTCGAACTCCGACTCCCTGGCCGCGATGTCCGCGGCCGACGAGGCCGGGTACCTGCGTGCCGTCGCGGCCCGCATCGAGGCCGAGGAGGGTGTCGCCCCCGGCGGCTGGTCCAGCCCGTGGCTCACGCACACGCCCTCGACGCTCGACAACCTCGCCGCCGCCGGCTACCGCTACCTGCTCGACCTGCGCCTGGACGACCGGCCCGTGCCGCTCGCGACCGGGGCCGGTCCGCTCCTGACGCTGCCCTACGCGCTGGAGGTGAACGACAGCACGACCGTCGTGGGCCGCGCGGCGTCGGCCACGGAGTTCGCGGACATGGTCGTCGACGAGTTCGACGAACTGCTCGAACGCTCCGAGGAGCAGCCGCTGGTCATGAGCGTCGTCGTGCACTCGTTCATCTCCGGGGCCCCCTTCCGGCTGCGCGCCCTCGACCGGGCCCTGCGGCACCTGGGCTCCCACCGCGACCGGGTGTGGTTCACCCAGCCGCGGGCCATCGCCGCCCACCTGGCGGACCACCCGGGGGACCAGCAGGCGGGCGCGGTGGCGGTCCCGGCCGGGGGAGGGCTCGCGTGAGCGCCGCGGCGGCCCCCACCGCCGTCCCGGCCCCCACGGCCAGCGTCCGCGACCTGCACGTGTCGCTCGAACGCGGCGGGGTCCGCTCCGAGGTGCTGCGCGGCGTCGACCTCGACGTGGCCCGCGGCGAGATCGTCGGGCTCGTCGGGGAGTCCGGTTCGGGCAAGAGCATGCTCGCCCTCAGCCTCCTGGGTTTGCTGCCCGAGACCGCCCGCCCGCACGTCACCGGCCGCGTCGACGTGCTCGGGACCGACATGGCGCACGGGCCGGAGTCCGCTCGTCGCGCCGCCCGCCGCAGCGCGCTCGGCGCGGTGTTCCAGGACCCGATGACCTCGCTGAACCCGACCATGCGCATCGGCCGGCAGATCGTCGAGGCCGGGCAGGACCGGGACGGGGCCGTCCGGCTCCTGGGCGCGATGGGCGTGCCGGACCCGGAACTGCGGTTCCGGGTGTACCCGCACGAGCTGTCCGGCGGGCTGCGCCAGCGGGTCATGGCGGCGATCGCCATCGCCGGCCGCCCCGCCCTGGTCGTGGCCGACGAGCCGACGACCGCGCTCGACGTCACCGTGCAGGCGCAACTGCTCGCCCTGCTGCGCGAGCTGCGCGACGACCTCGGGTGCAGCGTGCTGCTCATCACCCACGACCTGGGCGTCGCCGCGCAGATCGCCGACCGCATCGCCGTCATGTACGCCGGCCGGCTCGCCGAGGTGGGATCGACCGCGCAGGTCCTGGGCGCGCCCGCGCACCCCTACACCGCGGGCCTGCTGCGCTCGCGGCTGTCCCTGACCCTCGACCGCTCCCGCCGTCTGCCCACGCTGGTCGCCGACACCCTGACCCCCGCGGACCGCGCGCACGGCTGCGCCTACCGGGCCCGCTGCCCGCTGGCCGTCGACCGCTGCGCCACCGCGGCGCCGGGGCTCGACGACTCCCGGCCGACGCCCGGGCACGGCGCCGCCTGCTGGTTCGGGGACGAGACCGTCCGCGCCGCGACCGCCACGATCACCGCGCCGGCCCCCGCCGCGGCGGTCCCCGTCCGCGCCACCCCGTCCACCCCGTCCACGCAGGGACCGGCGGTCGTCCTCGACGACGTCGCGGTCACCTACACCACCGGCCACGGCCGCCGTCGCCGCACCGTGGAGGCCGTGCGCGGCGTCAGCCTCGAGGTCGCCGCGGGACAGGCCCTGGCCATCGTGGGGGAGAGCGGGTCGGGCAAGTCGACGGTCCTGCGGGCGGTCGCCGGGCTCGTGCCCGTCACCTCCGGGCGCGTCACCGTCGCCGCCGGCGGGGCCCAGATGGTGTTCCAAGACGCCGGGTCCTCGCTGACCCCGTGGCTCACCGTGGGGGAGACCCTGCGCGAGCGGCTGGCCCCCCTGCGCCTCGGGCGCGCCGAGACCACCCGGCGGGTCGAGGAGGCCCTCGCGGGCACCGGGCTGCCCACCTCGGTGGCCCGGCTGCGCCCGGCCGACCTGTCCGGCGGCCAGCGCCAGCGGGTCGCCCTGGCCCGCGCGACCGTCGTGCGGCCCGCGGTGCTGCTGTGCGACGAACCGACCAGCGCCCTGGACGCCTCGCTGGCCGCGACGACCCTCAACCTCATCCGCGACATGCGGGCCGAACTGGCCATGACCGTCCTGTTCGTCACCCACGACCTGGCCGTCGCCCGGTTCGTGGGTGACCGGATCGCCGTCGTCGAACGCGGGCGCGTCGTCGAGATCGACGACGCCGAGGCCGTCGTCGGCGCCCCCCGCGAGCCGTACACCCGGGCGCTGGTCGCCTCCGTCCCCGAGATCGAGGTGGTCCGGTGAGCACCGTCGTCCTGCCCCGCCGCACCGCGCGGCCGGTGATCACCGGCCGCGGTCGCACCGGGCGGCGGGCCGCCTGGGTGCTGGTCGGCCTGCTGGTCGCGCTGACCCTGCTCGCCGTCCTCGCGCGCTTCCTGGCCCCCGACGACCCGATCCAGCCGGTCGCGGCCCCGCAGCTGCCCCCGGGCTCTCCCGAGCACCTGCTGGGCACCGACTCCATCGGGCGCGACGTCCTGTCCCGCACGCTGTTCGGCCTGCAGACCTCGTGGTTCTCGGCGCTGGCCGTGGTGGCCGTGGGACTGCTCGTGGGGGGCGTCGTCGGCGTCGCCGCGGGGGTCGGCGGCGGCTGGGTCGACGCGGTGCTCATGCGCGTGACCGACCTGTTCCTCGCCCTGCCCTCCACCCTCGTCGCCATCGCCCTGGTGGCCGCCCTGGGTCCGGGACTGCGCAACACCCTGCTCGGCATGTCGATCGTCTGGTGGCCCTACTACGCCCGGCTGGTCCGCGCCGAGGTGCGCTCCGTCGTCGCCCGCCCGCACGTCGAGGCCGCCCGCCTGGCCGGCGTCGGCCGGGGCCGCCTCGTCCTGCGGCACGTGCTGCCCGGGGTCGTCCCCACGGCCGTGGTCACCGCCAGCCTCGACATCGGCAACGTCGTCCTGCTGCTGGCCGGGTTGTCCTTCCTCGGCCTGGGCCAGCCCGCACCGGCCGCCGAGCTCGGCGCCGACACCGCCGCCGGCACCCAGCTGCTGCTCAGCGCCTGGTGGGTGCCCGTCGTGCCGGGGGTGGCGGTGCTGGTGCTCAGCCTCGTCGCCAACCTCGCCGGTGACGGCATCCGCACCCTGCTCGGACCCCGGAGGTGAACCCCGTGCTGCGGTTCCTGCTGCGCCGCACCGGCGCCCTGGCCGTCGTGCTGCTCGTCCTCAGCGCCGTCGTCTTCCTGCTCCAGCAGATCTCCCCGGGCGACCCCGCCCGCGCGGCCCTGGGGGCCAACGCCTCCCGGCAGGCCGTGGCCGCCGAACGGCGCCGCCTCGGCCTCGACGACCCGCTGCCCGTGCAGTTCCTGCGCTTCCTCGGCCACGCCGTGCGGGGGGACTTCGGGACCTCCTACCGGACCCACCGGCCGGTGGCGACCGACCTGGCCACCGCGTTCCCGGCCACGCTCGAACTCGTCCTCGCGGCGTTCGTCGTCGCCCTGCTGCTGGCCGCGCTGTTCGCGGCGTCCTCGGCGCTGTCCTGGCCGCTGGCCGGGATCGGCCGCGGGGTGCTGCTGGTCGTCGCGACCGCCCCGCCGTTCCTGCTCGCCCTGGTCGGCATCGTCGTGTTCTACGCCCACCTCGACTGGCTGCCGGGCTCCGGTCGCGGCGACGGTGGCCCGGGCTCGGAACTGGCGCACCTGGTCCTGCCGGCCACGGTGCTGGCCATCGCCCCGGCGCTGGCCATCGGCCGCATCCTGCGCGCGGGGCTGGAGGCCACCCTGGCCGCCGACCACGTCCGCACCGCCCGCTCCAAGGGGCTGGGGCAGGCCGCCGTGCTGGCCCGGCACGTCGTGCGCAACTCCATCGGCCCGTCGCTGGCCATGGCCGGTCTCCAGCTCGGTTTCCTGTTCGCCGGGACGGTCGTGGTGGAACAGGTCTTCAGCTGGCCCGGGATGGGCAACTACCTCGCCAGCAGCATCCCCACCTCCGACTACCCCGCCATCGCCGCCGTGACGCTCGTCCTCGGCGCCGTCTACGTGGTCGTCAACACCCTCGCCGACGTCCTGCAGACGGCGGCCGACCCCCGCCTCGCCTGAGGGCGAGCGCCACCCACCCCCTTGAGGAGAACCATGAGGTTCAGCTCGATCGGCCGCCGGACGCGCACCCTGCTCGTCGCCGCCGCCGCGGTGCCGTTGTTCGCCCTCGCCGCCTGCTCCGGCGGGGGAGACGACTCCGGCGCCCCGAAGGCCGCCCCCACCGACGGCACGCTCACCGTCGGTCTGCTCGGCGACATCGGCCAGCCCCCGGACCCGGACGTCTACTACGCCAACAACGGCCTGGCGATCGTCCTGAACACCTACGAGGGGCTGGTGCAGTACGCCGACGACAAGGACTCCGTCGAGATCGCCCCGCGACTGGCCACGACGTGGGACGTCAACGCCGACAACACCGTCTTCACGTTCCACCTGCGCCAGGGCGTGACGTTCCACGACGGAACCCCGTTCACCTCCGCGGCGGTGAAGGTCGCCTTCGACCGGCGCACGGCCGTCAAGGGCGGTGCGGCGTACATGGTCGAGGGCGTGAAGGACGTGGCGACCCCGGACGACCTGACCGCGGTCGTCACCCTGTCCGCCCCCAACTCGGCGTTCCTGGACTACCTGGCCTCCCCGTTCGGGCCGAAGATGGAGTCTCCGACCGCCCTGGCCGCCAACGCCGGCTCGGACGACACCCAGACGTACCTGCAGACCCACGACGTCGGCACCGGCCCGTACACCATCGCCGCCGCGCAGCCGGGGACCTCGTGGACGCTGAAGCGCTACGACGGCTACTGGGGCGACAAGTCGCCGTTCACGACGGTGCAACTGCCCATCTACACCGACGCCTCGGCCCTGCAGTTGGCCTTCGACCACGGCGACGTGTCGGCGGTCGTGGCCGCGCTGCCGTCCTCGAGCCTGAAGAAGTACGAGGGTTCGAAGGACTACGCCAGCTACCTGCTGCCGACCCTGCAGTCCGCCCTCGTCACCGTGAACCCGACCAAGGAGTTCTTCAAGAGCCAGCAGGCCCGGCTGGCGTTCCTGCAGAGCATCGACCAGAAGTCCCTCGTCGACCAGGTCCTCGGCAACCGGTCCGAACCGGCGACGACCCTGTACGCCAAGGGGATGATCCCCGGCGGTGCGGACAAGCAGGAACTCACGTACGACCCCTCGGTCATGGAGGCCTACGCCAAGACGCTGCCGGCGGGGACGGACATGACCATCGGGTTCGCCAGCGGGAACACCAACGCCGAGCAGATGGCCAACATCCAGGCGGCGAAGCTGCAGGCCCTGGGCATCAAGGCGACGGCGGCGTCCTACCCCACGTCGCAGGTGTTCGGCTGGATCAACGACCCCACCCAGGGACCCGACGCGTTCTTCGACGGCAACAACGGCCCCGACGGCGGGTCGCCCTACATGTGGGGCCACGTGTTCTGGGACGCCTCCGGCGGCATCAACTACTTCGGCTGCGAGGTCCCCGAGGTGAACGCCCAGCTCGACCGGGCGGTCGCGACCGGCGACGACGCCCTGTACGTCGCGGCGGCGGAGGAGTACGCCAAGACGGGCTGCTACTACAACCTGTCCTACAACAAGGACTGGGTGCTGGCCCAGAAGTGGCTCACCGGCGTGGAGCAGTCGCACAACATCGGCGCCAACGAGCTGGACTTCAGCAAGCTCGGGATCGCGCAGTGACCCCCACCCGTCCACGGCGCTAGGTTCTCCGGGGGACGGTCCGGGCCCACCGGCCCGGGCCGTCCCTGCCGACGACTGCCGAGGACCCAGGACCGAGACCGCCCGAGACCACCCCGAGAGAACCAGGTCGATGACCCTTCTGACGTCTCCTGCGGACACCGTCCCGGTGTCGCTGTCCCGCCAGATCCACACCCGCCTGCGCGAGCTCATCATCCGCGGGCAGTACCCCCAGGGTCACAAGCTGGTGGAACTGCGCGTCGCCGAGGACCTGGGCGTCTCGCGCGTGCCGCTGCGCGAGGCGGTGCCCATGCTGGAGATGGAGGGCTTCGTCGTCACCGCGGCCCGGCGCGGGGCAGTCGTGACCACCTGGACCGAG from Kineococcus rhizosphaerae includes these protein-coding regions:
- a CDS encoding ABC transporter substrate-binding protein is translated as MRFSSIGRRTRTLLVAAAAVPLFALAACSGGGDDSGAPKAAPTDGTLTVGLLGDIGQPPDPDVYYANNGLAIVLNTYEGLVQYADDKDSVEIAPRLATTWDVNADNTVFTFHLRQGVTFHDGTPFTSAAVKVAFDRRTAVKGGAAYMVEGVKDVATPDDLTAVVTLSAPNSAFLDYLASPFGPKMESPTALAANAGSDDTQTYLQTHDVGTGPYTIAAAQPGTSWTLKRYDGYWGDKSPFTTVQLPIYTDASALQLAFDHGDVSAVVAALPSSSLKKYEGSKDYASYLLPTLQSALVTVNPTKEFFKSQQARLAFLQSIDQKSLVDQVLGNRSEPATTLYAKGMIPGGADKQELTYDPSVMEAYAKTLPAGTDMTIGFASGNTNAEQMANIQAAKLQALGIKATAASYPTSQVFGWINDPTQGPDAFFDGNNGPDGGSPYMWGHVFWDASGGINYFGCEVPEVNAQLDRAVATGDDALYVAAAEEYAKTGCYYNLSYNKDWVLAQKWLTGVEQSHNIGANELDFSKLGIAQ